Proteins encoded together in one Candidatus Palauibacter scopulicola window:
- a CDS encoding MerC family mercury resistance protein: MAACAAAWCGVHCALTPLLVAVAPALALSEGVERGFLVGTVVLGAVMLFLGPAGRNAIVRLAFAGGAVLWAISLAGWLEPLPETATSTAGSLVLAGALLQGARVCQADARACAVCDDEPADARG, translated from the coding sequence TTGGCGGCGTGCGCCGCGGCCTGGTGTGGCGTGCACTGCGCGCTCACGCCGCTCCTCGTCGCCGTGGCGCCCGCGCTCGCGCTCTCCGAAGGAGTGGAACGAGGGTTTTTGGTCGGGACCGTCGTCCTCGGCGCGGTCATGCTCTTCCTGGGCCCGGCCGGCAGGAATGCGATCGTACGCCTCGCCTTTGCGGGCGGAGCCGTGCTCTGGGCCATCTCCCTCGCCGGTTGGCTCGAGCCGCTGCCCGAGACCGCGACGTCGACCGCCGGCAGCCTGGTCCTTGCGGGCGCGCTTCTGCAGGGCGCCCGTGTCTGCCAAGCCGACGCGAGGGCGTGCGCGGTGTGCGACGACGAGCCCGCGGACGCACGAGGCTGA